One Lampris incognitus isolate fLamInc1 chromosome 14, fLamInc1.hap2, whole genome shotgun sequence DNA window includes the following coding sequences:
- the LOC130124279 gene encoding lipoprotein lipase isoform X2 produces the protein MGQAVTWLFVFGITILKSCEPLSNTDATPLNLIDFSDIETRFSVRSTEEPEEDVCYLLPGRRETASQCGFSTTAKTFAVIHGWAVAGFLDSWVHRLVAALFEREPGANVIVVDWLDRVQHHYPYSAENTKLAGQDVAKLINWLETDLNYDLSKLHLLGYSLGAHVAGVAGNLANNKVSRITGLDPAGPLFEYASELSRLSPDDASFVDVLHTNTKGSPDLSIGIQRPVGHVDIYPNGGTEQPGCTLQYAMKMVAAFGINNVDQIVKCAHERSVHLFIDSLVNHEQQGTAYRCSSKGAFNRGLCLSCRKNRCNHLGYGVKKVRTAKSAKMYLKTTERMPFKVFHYQIKAHFFSQQTLSLSHQPILVSLYGTQGEKEDIPVTLASLNTNTTVSFLLTADVDVGELLRVKITWESDSFFSFLSTNDFMIRRIRIKAGETQAKLVFRAKDSKLAHLVQGGDAVMFVKSKEAQNSRRRQRLHHLKVHGSLFKQGLNEAATDEPSSWSWSLPPPSSSPSSPSSSPLSSSTEKMHL, from the exons ATG GGACAGGCGGTTACCTGGTTGTTCGTATTTGGGATTACGATTTTAAAATCATGTGAGCCTCTGTCCAACACCGACGCGACGCCTCTCA ATTTGATTGACTTCAGTGACATTGAAACCAGGTTCTCAGTGCGCAGTACCGAGGAGCCGGAGGAGGATGTGTGCTACCTCCTGCCTGGAAGGAGGGAGACAGCCTCCCAATGCGGATTCAGCACCACAGCAAAGACATTTGCTGTCATTCATGGCTGGGCG GTGGCAGGATTTCTTGACAGCTGGGTTCATAGGCTCGTCGCTGCCCTGTTTGAGAGGGAGCCTGGTGCCAACGTGATAGTGGTGGACTGGCTTGATCGCGTCCAACATCACTATCCCTACTCAGCAGAGAACACCAAGTTGGCCGGCCAAGATGTTGCAAAACTGATCAACTGGTTAGAG ACCGACCTGAATTATGACCTGTCCAAACTTCATCTACTGGGATACAGCCTGGGGGCCCACGTGGCAGGGGTTGCAGGGAATCTCGCCAATAATAAAGTCAGCAGAATAACAG GCTTGGATCCAGCTGGTCCTCTCTTTGAGTATGCCAGCGAGCTGAGCCGCCTGTCCCCTGACGATGCTAGCTTTGTGGATGTCCTACACACCAACACTAAAGGAAGCCCAGACTTAAGCATAGGCATCCAAAGACCTGTTGGCCATGTTGACATCTACCCCAACGGAGGCACCGAACAGCCCGGTTGTACCCTTCAGTATGCCATGAAGATGGTGGCTGCGTTTGGCATTAACA ATGTGGATCAGATTGTGAAGTGTGCCCACGAGCGCTCTGTGCATCTGTTCATCGACTCGCTGGTGAACCATGAGCAGCAGGGCACGGCCTACCGCTGCAGCTCCAAAGGCGCCTTCAACAGAGGCCTGTGCCTGAGCTGCCGCAAGAACCGCTGCAACCATTTAGGCTACGGCGTTAAAAAGGTCCGCACCGCCAAAAGTGCCAAGATGTACCTCAAGACCACGGAGAGGATGCCCTTCAAAG TTTTTCACTACCAGATTAAGGCCCATTTCTTCAGCCAGCAGACCCTGAGCCTCTCTCACCAGCCCATCCTTGTGTCCCTCTACGGGACCcagggggagaaggaggacatCCCTGTCACTCT AGCCAGCCTGAACACCAACACCACCGTGTCCTTCCTGCTCACCGCTGACGTAGATGTTGGGGAGCTGCTGAGGGTTAAAATCACGTGGGAGAGCGActccttcttctcttttctcagcaCCAATGACTTCATGATCCGCAGGATTCGCATCAAAGCCGGGGAGACACAAGCCAA GTTAGTTTTCAGAGCTAAAGACTCAAAATTGGCCCATCTGGTTCAAGGAGGCGATGCGGTGATGTTTGTGAAATCCAAAGAGGCTCAAAACAGTCGACGGCGTCAGAG GTTGCATCACCTCAAGGTTCATGGAAGCCTCTTCAAACAAGGTTTGAATGAGGCTGCCACAGACGAGCCTTCGTCATGGTCATGGTCATTGCCCCCACCATCATCCTCACCGTCATCCCCATCATCATCCCCACTGTCGTCATCAACTGAGAAGATGCACCTATAA
- the LOC130124279 gene encoding lipoprotein lipase isoform X1 has product MQGQAVTWLFVFGITILKSCEPLSNTDATPLNLIDFSDIETRFSVRSTEEPEEDVCYLLPGRRETASQCGFSTTAKTFAVIHGWAVAGFLDSWVHRLVAALFEREPGANVIVVDWLDRVQHHYPYSAENTKLAGQDVAKLINWLETDLNYDLSKLHLLGYSLGAHVAGVAGNLANNKVSRITGLDPAGPLFEYASELSRLSPDDASFVDVLHTNTKGSPDLSIGIQRPVGHVDIYPNGGTEQPGCTLQYAMKMVAAFGINNVDQIVKCAHERSVHLFIDSLVNHEQQGTAYRCSSKGAFNRGLCLSCRKNRCNHLGYGVKKVRTAKSAKMYLKTTERMPFKVFHYQIKAHFFSQQTLSLSHQPILVSLYGTQGEKEDIPVTLASLNTNTTVSFLLTADVDVGELLRVKITWESDSFFSFLSTNDFMIRRIRIKAGETQAKLVFRAKDSKLAHLVQGGDAVMFVKSKEAQNSRRRQRLHHLKVHGSLFKQGLNEAATDEPSSWSWSLPPPSSSPSSPSSSPLSSSTEKMHL; this is encoded by the exons ATGCAGGGACAGGCGGTTACCTGGTTGTTCGTATTTGGGATTACGATTTTAAAATCATGTGAGCCTCTGTCCAACACCGACGCGACGCCTCTCA ATTTGATTGACTTCAGTGACATTGAAACCAGGTTCTCAGTGCGCAGTACCGAGGAGCCGGAGGAGGATGTGTGCTACCTCCTGCCTGGAAGGAGGGAGACAGCCTCCCAATGCGGATTCAGCACCACAGCAAAGACATTTGCTGTCATTCATGGCTGGGCG GTGGCAGGATTTCTTGACAGCTGGGTTCATAGGCTCGTCGCTGCCCTGTTTGAGAGGGAGCCTGGTGCCAACGTGATAGTGGTGGACTGGCTTGATCGCGTCCAACATCACTATCCCTACTCAGCAGAGAACACCAAGTTGGCCGGCCAAGATGTTGCAAAACTGATCAACTGGTTAGAG ACCGACCTGAATTATGACCTGTCCAAACTTCATCTACTGGGATACAGCCTGGGGGCCCACGTGGCAGGGGTTGCAGGGAATCTCGCCAATAATAAAGTCAGCAGAATAACAG GCTTGGATCCAGCTGGTCCTCTCTTTGAGTATGCCAGCGAGCTGAGCCGCCTGTCCCCTGACGATGCTAGCTTTGTGGATGTCCTACACACCAACACTAAAGGAAGCCCAGACTTAAGCATAGGCATCCAAAGACCTGTTGGCCATGTTGACATCTACCCCAACGGAGGCACCGAACAGCCCGGTTGTACCCTTCAGTATGCCATGAAGATGGTGGCTGCGTTTGGCATTAACA ATGTGGATCAGATTGTGAAGTGTGCCCACGAGCGCTCTGTGCATCTGTTCATCGACTCGCTGGTGAACCATGAGCAGCAGGGCACGGCCTACCGCTGCAGCTCCAAAGGCGCCTTCAACAGAGGCCTGTGCCTGAGCTGCCGCAAGAACCGCTGCAACCATTTAGGCTACGGCGTTAAAAAGGTCCGCACCGCCAAAAGTGCCAAGATGTACCTCAAGACCACGGAGAGGATGCCCTTCAAAG TTTTTCACTACCAGATTAAGGCCCATTTCTTCAGCCAGCAGACCCTGAGCCTCTCTCACCAGCCCATCCTTGTGTCCCTCTACGGGACCcagggggagaaggaggacatCCCTGTCACTCT AGCCAGCCTGAACACCAACACCACCGTGTCCTTCCTGCTCACCGCTGACGTAGATGTTGGGGAGCTGCTGAGGGTTAAAATCACGTGGGAGAGCGActccttcttctcttttctcagcaCCAATGACTTCATGATCCGCAGGATTCGCATCAAAGCCGGGGAGACACAAGCCAA GTTAGTTTTCAGAGCTAAAGACTCAAAATTGGCCCATCTGGTTCAAGGAGGCGATGCGGTGATGTTTGTGAAATCCAAAGAGGCTCAAAACAGTCGACGGCGTCAGAG GTTGCATCACCTCAAGGTTCATGGAAGCCTCTTCAAACAAGGTTTGAATGAGGCTGCCACAGACGAGCCTTCGTCATGGTCATGGTCATTGCCCCCACCATCATCCTCACCGTCATCCCCATCATCATCCCCACTGTCGTCATCAACTGAGAAGATGCACCTATAA